One part of the Hyalangium ruber genome encodes these proteins:
- a CDS encoding TetR/AcrR family transcriptional regulator → MKRAEQKTETRRLILEVAKRHFEARGFVDTNIREVAREAGVATGTVLLHFRDKEDLLHAALFEDLEREIEEALGTVPEGTLEERLAHLTRRMFGFYADRPALSRTLLKESLLASPPWAERFAAQVAKVHQRITALADEAAREGELASDASTALLGVAYFSFYYFALIAWVQGGHPDPAALVGRLMRQHLDGLRPAPAPRTRSPQRPTQRKSP, encoded by the coding sequence ATGAAACGCGCCGAACAAAAGACCGAGACACGCCGGCTCATCCTCGAGGTCGCCAAGCGGCACTTCGAGGCCCGGGGCTTCGTCGACACGAACATCCGTGAGGTGGCCCGCGAGGCGGGGGTCGCGACGGGGACGGTGCTCCTGCACTTCCGTGACAAGGAGGACCTGCTGCATGCCGCGCTCTTCGAGGACCTCGAGCGTGAAATCGAAGAGGCCCTGGGCACCGTGCCGGAGGGCACGCTGGAGGAGCGCCTCGCCCACCTGACGCGCCGCATGTTCGGCTTCTACGCGGACCGCCCTGCCCTCTCCCGCACGCTGCTCAAGGAGTCGCTCCTGGCCTCCCCCCCCTGGGCGGAGCGGTTCGCGGCCCAGGTGGCCAAGGTCCACCAGCGCATCACCGCGCTGGCGGACGAGGCCGCGCGCGAGGGAGAGCTGGCCAGCGACGCGAGCACCGCCCTCCTCGGGGTCGCCTACTTCTCCTTCTATTACTTCGCGCTGATCGCCTGGGTTCAGGGTGGGCACCCCGACCCGGCCGCGCTGGTGGGCCGCCTCATGCGCCAGCACCTCGACGGGCTGAGGCCCGCCCCTGCCCCCCGCACACGAAGCCCTCAACGCCCCACCCAAAGGAAGAGCCCATGA
- the rpoN gene encoding RNA polymerase factor sigma-54, whose product MAMELKQSLKLSQQLVMTPQLQQAIKLLQLSRMELLEQVREEMEQNPLLEQPDEQAPLDVAEKEPGEASLEAANIEVPRDQEASMVGDSTPEFKGDSDNPPEIDWEAYLNSYQFNEQSTPSNRGNVATEDMPSFEANLVKKEDLFDHLQTQMGMLKLNDAERRVALLIIGNLDDDGYLKLPEVEGDPLIRLANEADVPMHVAERTLRRIQNLDPKGCGARDLQECLLIQVQALKDKYSPMLGLMIKRYMKYLESKNLPAIAKELKVPLEEVVAATRLLPKLDPKPGRNFSGDDAPYITPDVFVYKMGDEYTVVLNDDGLSKLRISGAYRNALKNGAVSPGQTKEFIQDKLRSAQWLIRSIHQRQRTIYKVTESIIKFQRDFLDKGIAHLKPLILRDVAEDIGMHESTVSRVTTSKYVHTPQGIFELKYFFNSSIARVSGEDTASEAVKHHIKQLVSQEDPRNPFSDQKIVELLKAQGTEIARRTVAKYREVLGILPSSKRKRYF is encoded by the coding sequence ATGGCGATGGAACTCAAGCAAAGCCTGAAGCTTTCGCAGCAGCTGGTGATGACGCCGCAGCTGCAGCAGGCGATCAAGCTCCTTCAGTTGTCGAGGATGGAGCTGCTGGAGCAGGTCCGGGAGGAGATGGAGCAGAACCCGCTCCTGGAGCAGCCGGACGAGCAGGCGCCCCTGGATGTGGCGGAGAAGGAGCCGGGCGAGGCCTCCCTGGAGGCGGCCAACATCGAGGTGCCCCGGGACCAGGAAGCCTCGATGGTGGGCGACAGCACCCCGGAGTTCAAGGGTGACTCGGACAACCCGCCGGAGATCGACTGGGAGGCGTACCTCAACAGCTACCAGTTCAACGAGCAGAGCACGCCCTCCAACCGGGGCAACGTGGCCACCGAGGACATGCCGTCCTTCGAGGCCAACCTGGTCAAGAAGGAGGACCTGTTCGACCACCTGCAGACGCAGATGGGGATGCTCAAGCTCAACGACGCCGAGCGCCGGGTGGCGCTGCTCATCATCGGCAACCTGGATGATGACGGCTACTTGAAGCTGCCCGAGGTGGAGGGCGATCCGCTGATTCGCCTGGCCAACGAGGCGGACGTGCCCATGCACGTGGCGGAGCGGACCCTGCGGCGCATCCAGAACCTGGACCCCAAGGGCTGCGGCGCGCGCGACTTGCAGGAGTGCCTGCTCATCCAGGTGCAGGCGCTGAAGGACAAGTACTCCCCGATGCTGGGGCTGATGATCAAGCGGTACATGAAGTACCTGGAGAGCAAGAACCTGCCGGCCATCGCCAAGGAGCTGAAGGTGCCCTTGGAAGAGGTGGTGGCGGCGACGCGCCTGCTGCCCAAGCTGGATCCGAAGCCGGGCCGCAACTTCAGCGGGGATGACGCGCCGTACATCACCCCGGACGTGTTCGTCTACAAGATGGGGGACGAGTACACGGTGGTGCTGAACGACGACGGCCTGTCGAAGCTGCGCATCTCCGGGGCGTACCGGAACGCGCTGAAGAACGGCGCGGTGTCGCCGGGGCAGACCAAGGAGTTCATCCAGGACAAGCTGCGCAGCGCGCAGTGGCTCATCCGCTCCATCCACCAGCGGCAGCGCACCATCTACAAGGTGACCGAGAGCATCATCAAGTTCCAGCGGGACTTCCTGGACAAGGGCATCGCCCACCTCAAGCCGCTCATCCTGCGGGACGTGGCCGAGGACATCGGGATGCACGAGTCCACCGTGTCGCGCGTGACGACGAGCAAGTACGTCCACACGCCGCAGGGCATCTTCGAGCTGAAGTACTTCTTCAACTCGTCGATTGCCCGCGTGTCCGGAGAGGACACGGCGAGCGAGGCGGTGAAGCACCACATCAAGCAGCTGGTGTCGCAGGAAGACCCCCGCAACCCGTTCTCGGATCAGAAGATCGTCGAGCTGCTCAAGGCGCAGGGCACGGAGATCGCCCGGCGCACGGTGGCCAAGTACCGCGAGGTGCTGGGCATCCTCCCCAGCAGCAAGCGCAAGCGCTACTTCTGA
- the lptB gene encoding LPS export ABC transporter ATP-binding protein — protein MSGGARLWAEGLQKSYRKRQVVRGVSFNVAQGEVVGLLGPNGAGKTTSFNMVVGLVTPDAGRVRVEEEDLTHLPMHRRARRGLGYLPQEASVFRKLTVRQNFLAVLELQKGLDKKAREARAKELIDEFGLGHVADALGETLSGGERRRAEIARSLIPNPRFILFDEPFAGVDPINVGDLQRQISLLKGRGLGVLITDHNVQDTLGICDRAYIIAQGQILEEGTPEQIAASPRARAVYLGERFRLQSP, from the coding sequence ATGAGCGGCGGCGCGCGGCTGTGGGCCGAGGGGCTCCAGAAGAGCTACCGCAAGCGCCAGGTGGTGCGCGGCGTCTCCTTCAACGTGGCCCAGGGCGAGGTGGTGGGCCTCCTGGGGCCCAACGGCGCCGGGAAGACGACGAGCTTCAACATGGTGGTGGGCCTCGTCACCCCGGACGCCGGCCGGGTGCGCGTGGAGGAAGAGGACCTCACGCACCTGCCCATGCACCGGCGTGCCCGGCGCGGCCTCGGCTACCTGCCGCAGGAGGCCTCGGTGTTCCGCAAGCTCACCGTGCGCCAGAACTTCCTGGCCGTGCTGGAGCTCCAGAAGGGCCTCGACAAGAAGGCGCGCGAGGCCCGGGCCAAGGAGCTCATCGACGAGTTCGGCCTGGGCCACGTGGCCGACGCCCTGGGCGAGACGCTCTCGGGCGGCGAGCGGCGGCGCGCGGAGATCGCCCGCTCGCTCATCCCCAACCCCCGCTTCATCCTCTTCGACGAGCCCTTCGCCGGCGTGGACCCCATCAACGTGGGGGACCTCCAGCGACAGATTTCGCTGCTCAAGGGGCGCGGCCTGGGCGTGCTGATTACCGACCACAACGTCCAGGACACCCTGGGCATCTGCGACCGGGCCTACATCATCGCCCAGGGGCAGATCCTCGAGGAGGGCACTCCGGAGCAGATCGCCGCCTCCCCCCGCGCCCGCGCCGTCTACCTGGGAGAGCGCTTCCGGCTGCAGTCTCCCTAG
- a CDS encoding lysophospholipid acyltransferase family protein: protein MERPPLAKRLKRFLRYLLVRAALALVHPLPLGLARWLGVRFGTLAFLVAGGERRKALKSLARAFPEKSEAERLALARASFRHLGAALFEVGCTAALDQELKPLVAWPEADRRVLEAALARGKGVVFVSGHVGNWELLARRVASEGFPCQSIAKETSDPRLTALVGRFRERGGVRSIWRGQDGAVRHMLRALKNGEILGLLIDQDTKVQSFFVPFFGELAATPRAAADLALRTGAAVVVGFCHREGPGYRLTMEEVSPPAEEDREAAALALTATLSRCIETAIRRTPEQWVWMHQRWKTRPEGQPATLPTGAEAPVPTQ from the coding sequence GTGGAGCGCCCACCCTTAGCAAAGCGGCTCAAGCGTTTCCTCCGCTACCTGCTCGTGCGGGCCGCGTTGGCCCTCGTCCACCCACTTCCCCTCGGGCTGGCGCGGTGGCTGGGTGTGCGCTTCGGGACACTCGCCTTCCTCGTGGCCGGCGGCGAGCGGCGCAAGGCGCTCAAGTCCCTCGCCCGGGCCTTCCCGGAGAAGTCCGAGGCCGAGCGGCTCGCCCTGGCCCGCGCCTCCTTCCGCCACCTGGGCGCCGCCCTCTTCGAGGTGGGCTGCACCGCCGCGCTCGACCAGGAGCTCAAGCCGCTGGTGGCCTGGCCCGAGGCGGACCGGCGCGTTCTGGAAGCGGCGCTCGCCCGGGGCAAGGGCGTGGTGTTCGTCTCCGGCCATGTGGGCAACTGGGAGCTGCTGGCCCGGCGCGTGGCCTCCGAGGGCTTCCCCTGCCAGAGCATCGCCAAGGAGACCTCGGACCCGCGCCTCACCGCGCTCGTGGGGCGCTTCCGGGAGCGGGGCGGGGTGCGCAGCATCTGGCGCGGCCAGGACGGCGCGGTGCGGCACATGCTCCGGGCGCTGAAGAACGGCGAAATCCTCGGCCTGCTCATCGACCAGGACACCAAGGTGCAGTCCTTCTTCGTCCCCTTCTTCGGAGAGCTGGCTGCCACGCCTCGGGCCGCCGCGGACCTGGCCCTGCGCACTGGCGCCGCCGTGGTGGTGGGCTTCTGCCACCGCGAGGGCCCGGGCTACCGGCTCACCATGGAGGAGGTCTCCCCACCCGCCGAGGAGGACCGGGAGGCGGCGGCGCTGGCGCTGACGGCCACCCTCTCGCGCTGCATCGAGACGGCCATCCGCCGCACCCCCGAGCAGTGGGTGTGGATGCACCAGCGGTGGAAGACCCGCCCGGAAGGTCAACCCGCGACATTGCCCACGGGAGCCGAGGCGCCCGTGCCCACCCAGTGA
- a CDS encoding GNAT family N-acetyltransferase, whose product MSTDTELPRRDPLPLVVPPVTLEGSTVRLEPLRPEHASALASLCEDEVFEFTSQVMRTEADLQAYIAAALRTAEQGTEQPFFIRDRETGAPLGTTRYMTISRADRTLEIGHTWLGRRAWRTRVNTECKFLLLRHAFETLQVMRVQFKTDQRNARSRAAIERLGAKFEGILRNHMLVRGGVVRDSAYYSILDTEWPQVKAGLEERLARE is encoded by the coding sequence ATGAGTACGGACACGGAGCTTCCCCGCAGGGACCCCCTCCCGCTGGTCGTCCCACCGGTGACGCTGGAGGGGAGCACGGTGCGCCTGGAGCCCCTGCGCCCGGAGCACGCCTCGGCGCTGGCCTCCCTCTGCGAGGACGAGGTGTTCGAGTTCACCTCGCAGGTGATGCGCACGGAAGCGGACCTCCAGGCGTACATCGCCGCGGCGCTGCGGACGGCCGAGCAGGGCACCGAGCAGCCCTTCTTCATCCGGGACCGGGAGACGGGGGCGCCGCTGGGCACCACGCGCTACATGACCATCTCGCGCGCGGACCGGACGCTGGAGATCGGCCACACGTGGCTGGGGCGGAGGGCGTGGCGCACGCGGGTGAACACCGAATGCAAGTTCCTCCTCTTGCGGCACGCCTTCGAGACACTCCAGGTGATGCGGGTGCAGTTCAAGACGGACCAGCGCAACGCGCGCTCGCGGGCCGCCATCGAGCGGCTCGGCGCGAAGTTCGAGGGCATCCTTCGCAACCACATGCTGGTGCGCGGGGGCGTGGTCCGGGACTCGGCGTACTACAGCATCCTCGACACCGAGTGGCCCCAGGTGAAGGCGGGGCTGGAGGAGCGGCTGGCGCGAGAGTGA
- a CDS encoding alpha/beta fold hydrolase, which yields MSQRIFRDASARSTLDAWYSRFLAHVRAPVTHREVTTTLGPSHVLCVGDPALPPLLVLHGAMASSAHAANELGPLAERFHVLLPDVPGQSIRGPEVRPPLKTDAHARWLLEVLDGLGLKSVDLYGISWGGFVALQTATVAPARVRRLVLLVPAGVVSGPVWAGLTQLAIPMMLYRSFPSEERLRRFATPLLTTWDEEWGRYLGDAMRSFVPDLRPPPLATAERLRGFQTPTLVVGADNDLSFPGPKLLARMKELIPHAQVELIPNCRHIPPTNDAFRGWMAERVTRFLATAGPATAEAHARSA from the coding sequence ATGAGCCAACGCATCTTTCGCGACGCCTCCGCCCGAAGCACGCTCGACGCCTGGTACTCGCGGTTCCTCGCTCACGTGCGGGCCCCGGTGACCCACCGCGAAGTCACGACGACGCTCGGACCGAGCCATGTGCTCTGCGTCGGTGACCCGGCGCTGCCCCCTCTCCTGGTCCTGCATGGCGCGATGGCCAGCTCCGCCCACGCCGCGAACGAGCTGGGACCGCTGGCCGAGCGCTTCCACGTCCTGCTTCCCGACGTGCCCGGCCAGTCCATCCGAGGGCCCGAGGTACGGCCCCCGCTGAAGACCGACGCGCACGCGCGCTGGCTGCTCGAGGTCCTCGACGGCCTGGGCCTGAAGAGCGTCGACCTCTACGGCATCAGCTGGGGCGGCTTCGTCGCGCTCCAGACGGCCACCGTCGCGCCTGCCCGAGTCCGGCGGCTGGTGTTGCTGGTACCCGCGGGGGTCGTCTCCGGTCCCGTGTGGGCGGGGCTCACCCAGCTCGCCATCCCCATGATGCTCTACCGCAGCTTCCCGTCGGAGGAGCGCCTGCGCCGCTTCGCGACGCCGCTGCTCACCACGTGGGACGAGGAGTGGGGGCGCTACCTCGGAGACGCGATGCGCTCGTTCGTGCCCGATCTGCGCCCGCCGCCGCTGGCGACGGCCGAGCGGCTGCGCGGCTTCCAGACGCCGACCCTCGTTGTCGGGGCCGACAACGACCTCAGCTTCCCGGGGCCGAAGCTCCTCGCGCGCATGAAGGAGCTCATCCCCCACGCCCAGGTCGAGCTCATCCCGAACTGCCGGCACATCCCGCCGACGAACGATGCGTTCCGAGGCTGGATGGCTGAGCGCGTGACGCGCTTCCTGGCGACGGCAGGCCCGGCGACGGCGGAGGCGCACGCGCGCTCCGCCTGA
- a CDS encoding LptA/OstA family protein — MIEFLAMAFFVVQPASPGAGADGGTRPQLLGSAPLRDPVEISANLISGGRSSATFTGNVQVKHRTLELRCDKMEAFYTESREVRRVECTGGVQAQDGDRFARGEKAEYDVPSGVLVVTGSPEARQGTTFLKGTKVRLTLGSERVEVENARIVIETAPEAPKKGKGGAKRP; from the coding sequence GTGATCGAGTTCCTCGCGATGGCCTTCTTCGTGGTGCAGCCCGCCTCTCCCGGGGCGGGGGCCGACGGTGGCACGCGTCCCCAGTTGCTCGGGTCGGCGCCGCTGCGAGACCCGGTGGAGATCTCCGCCAACCTCATCAGCGGCGGCCGCAGCTCGGCCACCTTCACGGGCAACGTGCAGGTGAAGCACCGCACGCTGGAGCTGCGCTGCGACAAGATGGAGGCCTTCTACACGGAGTCGCGCGAGGTGCGCCGCGTGGAATGCACCGGCGGCGTGCAGGCCCAGGACGGGGACCGCTTCGCCCGGGGCGAGAAGGCCGAGTACGACGTGCCCAGTGGGGTGCTGGTGGTGACGGGCTCGCCCGAGGCGCGCCAGGGCACCACGTTCCTCAAGGGCACCAAGGTGCGCCTCACCCTGGGCAGCGAGCGCGTGGAGGTGGAGAACGCGCGCATCGTCATCGAAACGGCCCCCGAGGCCCCCAAGAAGGGCAAGGGAGGCGCGAAGCGGCCATGA